A genomic stretch from Armatimonadota bacterium includes:
- a CDS encoding response regulator transcription factor — MRILVVEDDPRVGEILTDALALEGYTAVVAGSGQEGVDRSVDPEVGLAILDVMLPDIDGFDVLRRLRARRPDLPVLMLTARDDLPSKVAGLEAGADDYLTKPFALEELLARVRALLRRQGRLRAGRLTLDLTTRSVRVGDRTLDLTGRECALLEFFLRRPDQTLSRRDLLRGVWQMDFDPGSTVVETTLARLRRKLAAAGAAVTIETVRGAGYRLAVRE; from the coding sequence ATGCGGATCCTTGTCGTGGAAGACGATCCCCGGGTCGGCGAGATCCTCACCGACGCCCTGGCCCTGGAGGGGTACACGGCGGTGGTCGCCGGGAGCGGCCAGGAGGGCGTGGATCGGAGCGTCGACCCGGAGGTGGGTCTGGCGATCCTGGACGTGATGCTCCCCGACATCGACGGCTTCGACGTGCTCCGACGGCTGCGGGCGCGGCGGCCGGACCTGCCGGTGCTCATGCTCACGGCGCGGGACGACCTCCCCTCCAAAGTCGCGGGCCTGGAGGCGGGCGCCGACGACTATCTCACCAAGCCCTTCGCCCTGGAGGAACTGCTGGCCCGGGTCCGCGCCCTCCTGCGGCGCCAGGGACGACTGCGGGCGGGGCGGCTGACCCTCGACCTGACGACCCGGTCGGTGCGGGTGGGCGACCGCACCCTGGATCTCACCGGACGGGAATGCGCCCTGCTGGAGTTCTTCCTGCGCCGGCCCGACCAGACCCTGTCCCGCCGGGATCTGTTGCGGGGCGTGTGGCAGATGGACTTCGATCCCGGCAGCACCGTGGTGGAGACCACCCTGGCTCGCCTGCGGCGCAAGCTGGCGGCCGCCGGAGCGGCGGTGACCATCGAGACCGTGCGGGGGGCCGGCTACCGCCTGGCGGTGCGGGAGTAG